From a single Hypomesus transpacificus isolate Combined female chromosome 14, fHypTra1, whole genome shotgun sequence genomic region:
- the si:ch211-1e14.1 gene encoding UPF0606 protein KIAA1549 isoform X2, translating to MESFILSKGWVVTPQTWSNSRCLVLELTVLVTLISAGTSFAADGPSLGPAILKDFLEGSSSWTESPLALPVPHTKASEKSVHTTTTAVLPLLGDAGVSQDRLPPSQDSSSGDSLPLSPVPLSSPPLHPSQAAEGSVQPWGGLARLARDVKLTGYGSNSTLPPSTTNPVPTPDQQLLHAKFSNSSNPTQSLSTNFGTLSPHRPVPLSDQSTADQRPPSNQHDQSDHVSPLAPPSLPTDESSSVYLDPRPSMEPSSRLLDLTQHSPSRESMMQQDSAQGTHLLLEPPVRRLDPSFLPLLNPQTISSTSLVEPTLVPPDDFFPTSTMEVDWGSGDYPEPMSLLPGDHDSDSYSMVTTLPSDMFDLDDSEDTESYDTSFPSRVGVSPSSRHHLLISPSLTTAYSSSMRSAPPTALHPLSSSIPPSPQPSLTSSHPRLEPTANPQSEESSGVDWSDAFTVEPTDVLLPDMNSLEYVTTQMTKDNSSSAEHRGNVTTSKISSLVSISSTHILATSTLPVDPSHLPTASYNGTAEGADNSTWVEEGASSDPTGLEPYDTAITDPPGVTVTPRSGNVSVVLLEPSVAPTPSMNHSIWDEGVPSGDWSSLVTPTPSVDLEISSLVQSVVPSVTQPSDDVTSSSSLTDILWYVSSTVSETIMPTSTPVLSSSMAFSPSSVDMFQNITSAPTELSHNTTSVPPVTAVMADQGMTTFDGLVPAWTNDSLTTVDVTTATTSSPVPTTEAATTVAMTTQTSTTATEASSTPTSTAKTTPPRPYLCEVTKPEFLVRVGFPSGATVGYAKLQVRDILKSRFNRSLELQVVEPPPRFVFRAVSGPVVYSAISVINALRQSGRRFLSLAPNWPTPDRQYQVHSVLQFVPSHIDVRVCNFSQRIEKGLTMAYAKVRRLAQESTNFTVQVVNITLGPSPLAQARQQREQVDITFAVSDANGYVQGSEVSNLLRKLNMVEFSYYLGFPVLQIAEPVHYPELNTTLLLRSSWVRTVLLGVLEQGVEERAFQVKMERRLAQILEEVLGSARRTRRATSGGNNSVQMVRTARLVGPDQPLEMVYFVEGPSGERLPAVTTATMLNSLDVQRAAIVLGYRVQGILAQPVDKVASPPSDNENTNLWIVIGVVVPLIVVTVIISILYWKLCRTDKLEFQPDAMTSVQQRQKVEGKALDHPPRLPPPLQQLQTPSVKGFDFAKLHLGQHSKDDLMVIQEPGPPPLSSKEAASPQGGEVPAPRSKNSSSFQTKVSRSARRRGRISPSDGDSVVSDRSSERDSTEDNRRGVASPSDGRHTRKVPINVLNGPPPLNGHANEQLSSASIFEHVDRMSRPPDGTRRPTNKIQLIAMQPMPLPPLQGPMTNGKVPDRNVMNKEIQVALRHKSEIEHHRNKIRLRAKRKGHYDFPVMEDAAGGPDQEQDRLYHKAQQQIDKILDPDIHIPSFFTEHSKSGRGKRSPKQRKKLNGGLSDADKDRLISNDSDGTYRKHPGVSNVAYVLDPDQVPEPRSPSPLDDVFLGSTTSPPGHAPPLPPYMPPQPTIEEARQQMHSLLDDAFALVSPTSQGSPSGITLPGGGLCTNPPSSSPPARGPRPWPPSYPGLGPYSGRYADLGLSPPSVQGLLHRQGLGSGYLPPGDAAGPGEGLQPDSLYTSRAMHPDDLPSSARPRPVGGSAGAQLHHLTQVGLSSRINGYAGGSRPPPGQNGGTGWNPYEEDFPRLGPSRDATSRSAPSAPPGQPDPPGLGYPPSSAAEHSSPPNHSSASLIKAIREELLRLSQKQAAVSSYHS from the exons ATGGAGAGCTTCATCTTGTCTAAAGGTTGGGTGGTGACGCCCCAAACCTGGAGTAACAGCAGGTGTCTGGTTCTAGAGCTGACAGTGCTGGTTACATTGATCAGTGCTGGCACATCTTTTGCAGCAG ATGGGCCTTCATTGGGTCCTGCCATATTGAAAGACTTTCTTGAGGGATCATCAAGCTGGACAGAATCACCTTTAGCCTTACCAGTTCCACACACAAAGGCCTCTGAAAAGTCAGTCCACACCACTACCACCGCAGTTCTGCCCTTACTGGGAGATGCTGGGGTCTCCCAGGACCGCCTCCCCCCTTCTCAAGACTCGTCATCTGGggactccctccccctcagccctgtgcctctctcctctccccctctacacCCCTCACAGGCAGCCGAGGGCTCCGTGCAACCATGGGGAGGCCTTGCTAGACTGGCCAGGGATGTGAAGCTGACTGGCTATGGGTCCaactccaccctgcctccctccactaCAAACCCTGTTCCTACCCCAGATCAGCAGCTTCTTCATGCAAAGTTCAGCAACTCGTCCAATCCCACCCAGAGTCTCTCCACCAACTTTGGGACCTTATCCCCACACCGTCCTGTCCCACTCTCTGACCAGAGCACCGCAGACCAACGACCACCCAGCAACCAGCACGACCAATCAGATCATGTCAGTCCACTCGCACCCCCCAGCTTACCCACTGACGAGTCCAGCTCAGTCTATCTGGATCCCAGGCCCTCCATGGAGCCATCCAGCAGACTACTTGACCTTACCCAGCATAGCCCCAGCAGGGAATCCATGATGCAGCAGGACTCTGCCCAGGGCACCCACCTGCTGCTGGAGCCCCCTGTCAGGAGGCTGGACCCCAGCTTCCTGCCTCTACTCAACCCCCAAACCATCTCTTCCACCTCCTTGGTTGAGCCCACCCTGGTCCCCCCGGATGACTTTTTCCCCACCAGCACCATGGAGGTAGACTGGGGGTCCGGGGATTACCCGGAACCAATGTCCTTACTGCCTGGAGACCATGATAGTGATAGCTACAGCATGGTGACCACCCTGCCCTCAGACATGTTTGACTTGGATGACTCTGAAGACACGGAGAGCTACGACACCTCTTTCCCTTCCAGGGTGGGCGTGTCCCCTTCCTCCAGGCACCACCTGTTGATTTCCCCCAGTCTGACCACAGCCTACAGCTCCAGTATGAGGAGCGCCCCTCCTACCGCCCTCCATCCCCTGtcgtcctccatccctccgtccccccaaccctccctcacaTCCAGTCACCCCAGGCTGGAGCCCACGGCAAACCCCCAGAGCGAGGAAAGCTCAGGTGTCGACTGGTCGGACGCCTTCACCGTGGAACCCACAGACGTGCTCCTGCCGGACATGAACAGTCTGGAGTACGTCACCACCCAGATGACCAAGGACAACTCCAGCTCAGCTGAACACAGGGGCAACGTGACCACGTCCAAGATCTCCTCCCTCGTCTCCATCAGTTCCACTCACATTCTGGCCACCAGCACCTTACCTGTGGACCCCAGCCACCTGCCGACGGCGTCCTACAACGGAACCGCAGAAGGAGCCGATAACTCCACCTGGGTCGAGGAAGGGGCATCCAGTGACCCCACAGGGTTGGAGCCTTACGACACTGCCATAACAGACCCCCCAGGGGTCACAGTGACGCCCCGGTCGGGGAACGTTTCCGTGGTGCTTCTGGAACCTTCTGTAGCTCCGACCCCCTCGATGAATCACTCCATCTGGGATGAGGGAGTGCCCTCGGGTGATTGGTCTAGCCTCGTGACCCCGACTCCGTCGGTGGACCTGGAAATCAGCTCGCTCGTACAGTCTGTTGTGCCCAGTGTTACGCAGCCCTCTGACGATGTCacatcctcttcttctctgacaGACATCCTGTGGTATGTCTCTTCAACCGTGTCCGAGACTATCATGCCCACCTccactcctgtcctgtcctcctctatGGCATTCAGTCCATCCTCTGTAGACATGTTCCAAAACATCACCTCAGCACCCACCGAGCTATCCCACAACACCACGTCCGTGCCCCCTGTGACAGCTGTCATGGCCGACCAGGGCATGACAACATTCGATGGCCTTGTCCCAGCTTGGACTAACGACAGCCTGACTACTGTTGACGTCACCACGGCTACCACCTCGTCTCCTGTGCCTACTACTGAGGCTGCTACTACTGTTGCTATGACTACTCAGACGAGCACGACTGCCACCGAGGCCTCGAGCACCCCGACCTCCACCGCCAAGACCACGCCCCCGCGGCCCTACCTCTGTGAGGTCACCAAGCCGGAGTTCCTCGTCAGGGTCG GCTTTCCGTCTGGGGCCACAGTGGGCTATGCCAAATTGCAGGTCAGAGATATCCTGAAGAGCCGGTTCAACAGATCCCTGGAGCTGCAG gtggtggaACCCCCTCCCAGGTTTGTGTTCCGGGCAGTGTCAGGCCCAGTCGTCTACTCAGCGATATCTGTCATCAACGCTCTGCGCCAGTCTGGCCGTCGCTTCCTCTCCCTCGCACCCAATTGGCCCACACCAGACCGCCAGTACCAGGTCCACTCTG tgTTGCAGTTTGTACCCAGCCACATAGACGTGCGTGTGTGCAACTTCAGCCAGCGCATCGAGAAAGGCCTGACCATGGCCTACGCCAAGGTCCGCCGCCTCGCACAGGAATCCACCAACTTCACCgtgcag GTGGTGAACATCACGCTGGGGCCGAGTCCTCTGGCTCAGGCCCGGCAGCAGAGGGAGCAGGTGGACATCACCTTCGCCGTGAGCGACGCCAATGGCTACGTGCAAGGGTCGGAGGTCAGCAACCTCCTCCGGAAGCTCAACATGGTGGAGTTCAGCTACTACCTGGGCTTCCCTGTGCTGCAGATAGCAGAGC CTGTCCACTACCCAGAGTTGAACACCACCCTGCTGCTCCGCTCCTCCTGGGTCAGGACAG tgctcctgggtgtgctggagcagggtgtggaggagagggcctTCCAGGTGAAGATGGAGCGTCGCCTGGCCCAGATactggaggaggtgctggggtCCGCCCGACGCACAAGAAGAGCCACCAGCGGAGGAAACAACAGTGTCCAG ATGGTGCGGACGGCCAGACTGGTGGGTCCAGACCAACCTCTAGAGATGGTCTACTTTGTGGAGGGTCCTAGCGGAGAGAGGCTGCCTGCTGTCACCACGGCAACCATGCTGAACAGCCTGGACGTCCAGAGGGCAGCCATCGTCCTGGGTTACCGCGTGCAGGGCATCCTGGCACAAC ctgtGGATAAAGTGGCCTCCCCTCCCTCGGACAACGAGAACACCAACCTGTGGATCGTCATCGGCGTGGTGGTGCCTCTCATCGTGGTCACCGTCATCATCTCCATCCTCTACTGGAAGCTCTGCCGCACGGACAAGCTGGAGTTCCAGCCGGACGCCATGACCAGTGTCCAGCAGAGACAGAAG GTTGAAGGGAAAGCCCTTGACCACCCTCctcgcctgcccccccccctccagcagctGCAGACGCCCAGCGTGAAGGGCTTCGACTTCGCCAAGCTCCACCTGGGCCAGCACAGCAAGGACGACCTCATGGTGATCCAGGAGCCCggccccccgcccctctcctccaagGAGGCCGCCAGCCCCCAGGGCGGGGAAGTCCCCGCCCCCAGGTCCAAgaactcctcctccttccagacCAAGGTGTCCCGCAGCGCCCGGAGACGGGGGAG GATCTCCCCGTCGGACGGTGACTCTGTGGTAAGcgaccgctccagtgagagggACTCGACCGAAGACAACCGGAGAGGCGTGGCCTCGCCAAGCGACGGCAGACACACCCGCAAGGTCCCCATCAATGTTTTAAATG gtcctcctcctctgaACGGCCACGCAAACGAGCAGctctcctcagcctccatcTTCGAACACGTCGACCGGATGTCCCGCCCCCCCGACGGCACTCGGAGGCCGACCAACAAGATCCAGCTCATCGCCATGCAGCCCATGCCCCTCCCGCCCCTCCAAGGCCCCATGACCAATGGCAAAGTGCCTGACCGCAACGTCATGAACAAGGAG ATCCAGGTGGCGTTGAGGCACAAGTCCGAGATCGAGCACCATCGTAATAAGATCCGCCTGCGGGCCAAGAGGAAGGGCCACTATGACTTCCCCGTCATGGAGGACGCGGCGGGGGGGCCGGACCAGGAGCAGGACCGCCTCTACCACAAGGCCCAGCAGCAGATCGACAAGATCCTGGACCCAGACATCCACATCCCCTCCTTCTTCACCGAGCACAGTAAAAG TGGGCGGGGGAAGCGCTCTCCCAAGCAGAGGAAGAAGCTGAACGGGGGCCTCTCGGACGCAGACAAGGACCGGCTCATCTCCAACGACAGCGACGGAACCTACCGGAAACACCCTGGAGTCAGCAATGTAGCCTATGTG TTGGACCCTGACCAGGTCCCTGAGCCCagaagcccctcccctctggaCGACGTGTTCCTGGGCTCCACCACGTCCCCCCCGGGTcacgccccccctctcccaccctacATGCCCCCCCAGCCGACGATCGAGGAGGCGCGGCAGCAGATGCACTCCCTCCTGGACGATGCCTTCGCCCTggtctcccccacctcccaggGGAGCCCCTCTGGCATCACCCTCCCCGGGGGGGGGCTCTGCACCAacccccccagctccagcccacCCGCCCGTGGCCCCCGGCCCTGGCCCCCCTCCTACCCAGGCCTCGGCCCCTATTCTGGG AGGTACGCTGACCTAGGGCTGTCCCCTCCATCAGTCCAAGGCCTGCTACACAG gcagGGTCTGGGATCTGGCTACCTCCCCCCAGGTGACGCTGCTGGGCCAGGCGAGGGCCTGCAGCCAGACAGCCTGTACACCAGTAGGGCCATGCACCCTGACGACCTGCCCTCCTCCGCCAGGCCTCGACCTGTAGGGGGCTCCGCAG GTGCCCAGCTCCATCACCTCACCCAGGTGGGTCTGTCCAGCCGGATCAACGGCTACGCAGGGGGCAGCAGGCCCCCCCCGGGGCAGAACGGAGGCACAGGCTGGAACCCCTACGAGGAGGACTTCCCCAGGCTAGGACCCTCCAGGGATGCT ACCTCCAGGTCAGCGCCCTCGGCCCCCCCGGGCCAGCCGGACCCCCCCGGCCTGGgttaccccccctcctctgccgcggagcactcctccccccccaaccactcctccgcctccctcatCAAGGCCATCAGGGAGGAGCTGCTGCGCCTGTCCCAGAAACAGGCAGCCGTGTCCAGCTACCACAGCTGA
- the si:ch211-1e14.1 gene encoding UPF0606 protein KIAA1549 isoform X1 produces the protein MESFILSKGWVVTPQTWSNSRCLVLELTVLVTLISAGTSFAAADGPSLGPAILKDFLEGSSSWTESPLALPVPHTKASEKSVHTTTTAVLPLLGDAGVSQDRLPPSQDSSSGDSLPLSPVPLSSPPLHPSQAAEGSVQPWGGLARLARDVKLTGYGSNSTLPPSTTNPVPTPDQQLLHAKFSNSSNPTQSLSTNFGTLSPHRPVPLSDQSTADQRPPSNQHDQSDHVSPLAPPSLPTDESSSVYLDPRPSMEPSSRLLDLTQHSPSRESMMQQDSAQGTHLLLEPPVRRLDPSFLPLLNPQTISSTSLVEPTLVPPDDFFPTSTMEVDWGSGDYPEPMSLLPGDHDSDSYSMVTTLPSDMFDLDDSEDTESYDTSFPSRVGVSPSSRHHLLISPSLTTAYSSSMRSAPPTALHPLSSSIPPSPQPSLTSSHPRLEPTANPQSEESSGVDWSDAFTVEPTDVLLPDMNSLEYVTTQMTKDNSSSAEHRGNVTTSKISSLVSISSTHILATSTLPVDPSHLPTASYNGTAEGADNSTWVEEGASSDPTGLEPYDTAITDPPGVTVTPRSGNVSVVLLEPSVAPTPSMNHSIWDEGVPSGDWSSLVTPTPSVDLEISSLVQSVVPSVTQPSDDVTSSSSLTDILWYVSSTVSETIMPTSTPVLSSSMAFSPSSVDMFQNITSAPTELSHNTTSVPPVTAVMADQGMTTFDGLVPAWTNDSLTTVDVTTATTSSPVPTTEAATTVAMTTQTSTTATEASSTPTSTAKTTPPRPYLCEVTKPEFLVRVGFPSGATVGYAKLQVRDILKSRFNRSLELQVVEPPPRFVFRAVSGPVVYSAISVINALRQSGRRFLSLAPNWPTPDRQYQVHSVLQFVPSHIDVRVCNFSQRIEKGLTMAYAKVRRLAQESTNFTVQVVNITLGPSPLAQARQQREQVDITFAVSDANGYVQGSEVSNLLRKLNMVEFSYYLGFPVLQIAEPVHYPELNTTLLLRSSWVRTVLLGVLEQGVEERAFQVKMERRLAQILEEVLGSARRTRRATSGGNNSVQMVRTARLVGPDQPLEMVYFVEGPSGERLPAVTTATMLNSLDVQRAAIVLGYRVQGILAQPVDKVASPPSDNENTNLWIVIGVVVPLIVVTVIISILYWKLCRTDKLEFQPDAMTSVQQRQKVEGKALDHPPRLPPPLQQLQTPSVKGFDFAKLHLGQHSKDDLMVIQEPGPPPLSSKEAASPQGGEVPAPRSKNSSSFQTKVSRSARRRGRISPSDGDSVVSDRSSERDSTEDNRRGVASPSDGRHTRKVPINVLNGPPPLNGHANEQLSSASIFEHVDRMSRPPDGTRRPTNKIQLIAMQPMPLPPLQGPMTNGKVPDRNVMNKEIQVALRHKSEIEHHRNKIRLRAKRKGHYDFPVMEDAAGGPDQEQDRLYHKAQQQIDKILDPDIHIPSFFTEHSKSGRGKRSPKQRKKLNGGLSDADKDRLISNDSDGTYRKHPGVSNVAYVLDPDQVPEPRSPSPLDDVFLGSTTSPPGHAPPLPPYMPPQPTIEEARQQMHSLLDDAFALVSPTSQGSPSGITLPGGGLCTNPPSSSPPARGPRPWPPSYPGLGPYSGRYADLGLSPPSVQGLLHRQGLGSGYLPPGDAAGPGEGLQPDSLYTSRAMHPDDLPSSARPRPVGGSAGAQLHHLTQVGLSSRINGYAGGSRPPPGQNGGTGWNPYEEDFPRLGPSRDATSRSAPSAPPGQPDPPGLGYPPSSAAEHSSPPNHSSASLIKAIREELLRLSQKQAAVSSYHS, from the exons ATGGAGAGCTTCATCTTGTCTAAAGGTTGGGTGGTGACGCCCCAAACCTGGAGTAACAGCAGGTGTCTGGTTCTAGAGCTGACAGTGCTGGTTACATTGATCAGTGCTGGCACATCTTTTGCAGCAG CAGATGGGCCTTCATTGGGTCCTGCCATATTGAAAGACTTTCTTGAGGGATCATCAAGCTGGACAGAATCACCTTTAGCCTTACCAGTTCCACACACAAAGGCCTCTGAAAAGTCAGTCCACACCACTACCACCGCAGTTCTGCCCTTACTGGGAGATGCTGGGGTCTCCCAGGACCGCCTCCCCCCTTCTCAAGACTCGTCATCTGGggactccctccccctcagccctgtgcctctctcctctccccctctacacCCCTCACAGGCAGCCGAGGGCTCCGTGCAACCATGGGGAGGCCTTGCTAGACTGGCCAGGGATGTGAAGCTGACTGGCTATGGGTCCaactccaccctgcctccctccactaCAAACCCTGTTCCTACCCCAGATCAGCAGCTTCTTCATGCAAAGTTCAGCAACTCGTCCAATCCCACCCAGAGTCTCTCCACCAACTTTGGGACCTTATCCCCACACCGTCCTGTCCCACTCTCTGACCAGAGCACCGCAGACCAACGACCACCCAGCAACCAGCACGACCAATCAGATCATGTCAGTCCACTCGCACCCCCCAGCTTACCCACTGACGAGTCCAGCTCAGTCTATCTGGATCCCAGGCCCTCCATGGAGCCATCCAGCAGACTACTTGACCTTACCCAGCATAGCCCCAGCAGGGAATCCATGATGCAGCAGGACTCTGCCCAGGGCACCCACCTGCTGCTGGAGCCCCCTGTCAGGAGGCTGGACCCCAGCTTCCTGCCTCTACTCAACCCCCAAACCATCTCTTCCACCTCCTTGGTTGAGCCCACCCTGGTCCCCCCGGATGACTTTTTCCCCACCAGCACCATGGAGGTAGACTGGGGGTCCGGGGATTACCCGGAACCAATGTCCTTACTGCCTGGAGACCATGATAGTGATAGCTACAGCATGGTGACCACCCTGCCCTCAGACATGTTTGACTTGGATGACTCTGAAGACACGGAGAGCTACGACACCTCTTTCCCTTCCAGGGTGGGCGTGTCCCCTTCCTCCAGGCACCACCTGTTGATTTCCCCCAGTCTGACCACAGCCTACAGCTCCAGTATGAGGAGCGCCCCTCCTACCGCCCTCCATCCCCTGtcgtcctccatccctccgtccccccaaccctccctcacaTCCAGTCACCCCAGGCTGGAGCCCACGGCAAACCCCCAGAGCGAGGAAAGCTCAGGTGTCGACTGGTCGGACGCCTTCACCGTGGAACCCACAGACGTGCTCCTGCCGGACATGAACAGTCTGGAGTACGTCACCACCCAGATGACCAAGGACAACTCCAGCTCAGCTGAACACAGGGGCAACGTGACCACGTCCAAGATCTCCTCCCTCGTCTCCATCAGTTCCACTCACATTCTGGCCACCAGCACCTTACCTGTGGACCCCAGCCACCTGCCGACGGCGTCCTACAACGGAACCGCAGAAGGAGCCGATAACTCCACCTGGGTCGAGGAAGGGGCATCCAGTGACCCCACAGGGTTGGAGCCTTACGACACTGCCATAACAGACCCCCCAGGGGTCACAGTGACGCCCCGGTCGGGGAACGTTTCCGTGGTGCTTCTGGAACCTTCTGTAGCTCCGACCCCCTCGATGAATCACTCCATCTGGGATGAGGGAGTGCCCTCGGGTGATTGGTCTAGCCTCGTGACCCCGACTCCGTCGGTGGACCTGGAAATCAGCTCGCTCGTACAGTCTGTTGTGCCCAGTGTTACGCAGCCCTCTGACGATGTCacatcctcttcttctctgacaGACATCCTGTGGTATGTCTCTTCAACCGTGTCCGAGACTATCATGCCCACCTccactcctgtcctgtcctcctctatGGCATTCAGTCCATCCTCTGTAGACATGTTCCAAAACATCACCTCAGCACCCACCGAGCTATCCCACAACACCACGTCCGTGCCCCCTGTGACAGCTGTCATGGCCGACCAGGGCATGACAACATTCGATGGCCTTGTCCCAGCTTGGACTAACGACAGCCTGACTACTGTTGACGTCACCACGGCTACCACCTCGTCTCCTGTGCCTACTACTGAGGCTGCTACTACTGTTGCTATGACTACTCAGACGAGCACGACTGCCACCGAGGCCTCGAGCACCCCGACCTCCACCGCCAAGACCACGCCCCCGCGGCCCTACCTCTGTGAGGTCACCAAGCCGGAGTTCCTCGTCAGGGTCG GCTTTCCGTCTGGGGCCACAGTGGGCTATGCCAAATTGCAGGTCAGAGATATCCTGAAGAGCCGGTTCAACAGATCCCTGGAGCTGCAG gtggtggaACCCCCTCCCAGGTTTGTGTTCCGGGCAGTGTCAGGCCCAGTCGTCTACTCAGCGATATCTGTCATCAACGCTCTGCGCCAGTCTGGCCGTCGCTTCCTCTCCCTCGCACCCAATTGGCCCACACCAGACCGCCAGTACCAGGTCCACTCTG tgTTGCAGTTTGTACCCAGCCACATAGACGTGCGTGTGTGCAACTTCAGCCAGCGCATCGAGAAAGGCCTGACCATGGCCTACGCCAAGGTCCGCCGCCTCGCACAGGAATCCACCAACTTCACCgtgcag GTGGTGAACATCACGCTGGGGCCGAGTCCTCTGGCTCAGGCCCGGCAGCAGAGGGAGCAGGTGGACATCACCTTCGCCGTGAGCGACGCCAATGGCTACGTGCAAGGGTCGGAGGTCAGCAACCTCCTCCGGAAGCTCAACATGGTGGAGTTCAGCTACTACCTGGGCTTCCCTGTGCTGCAGATAGCAGAGC CTGTCCACTACCCAGAGTTGAACACCACCCTGCTGCTCCGCTCCTCCTGGGTCAGGACAG tgctcctgggtgtgctggagcagggtgtggaggagagggcctTCCAGGTGAAGATGGAGCGTCGCCTGGCCCAGATactggaggaggtgctggggtCCGCCCGACGCACAAGAAGAGCCACCAGCGGAGGAAACAACAGTGTCCAG ATGGTGCGGACGGCCAGACTGGTGGGTCCAGACCAACCTCTAGAGATGGTCTACTTTGTGGAGGGTCCTAGCGGAGAGAGGCTGCCTGCTGTCACCACGGCAACCATGCTGAACAGCCTGGACGTCCAGAGGGCAGCCATCGTCCTGGGTTACCGCGTGCAGGGCATCCTGGCACAAC ctgtGGATAAAGTGGCCTCCCCTCCCTCGGACAACGAGAACACCAACCTGTGGATCGTCATCGGCGTGGTGGTGCCTCTCATCGTGGTCACCGTCATCATCTCCATCCTCTACTGGAAGCTCTGCCGCACGGACAAGCTGGAGTTCCAGCCGGACGCCATGACCAGTGTCCAGCAGAGACAGAAG GTTGAAGGGAAAGCCCTTGACCACCCTCctcgcctgcccccccccctccagcagctGCAGACGCCCAGCGTGAAGGGCTTCGACTTCGCCAAGCTCCACCTGGGCCAGCACAGCAAGGACGACCTCATGGTGATCCAGGAGCCCggccccccgcccctctcctccaagGAGGCCGCCAGCCCCCAGGGCGGGGAAGTCCCCGCCCCCAGGTCCAAgaactcctcctccttccagacCAAGGTGTCCCGCAGCGCCCGGAGACGGGGGAG GATCTCCCCGTCGGACGGTGACTCTGTGGTAAGcgaccgctccagtgagagggACTCGACCGAAGACAACCGGAGAGGCGTGGCCTCGCCAAGCGACGGCAGACACACCCGCAAGGTCCCCATCAATGTTTTAAATG gtcctcctcctctgaACGGCCACGCAAACGAGCAGctctcctcagcctccatcTTCGAACACGTCGACCGGATGTCCCGCCCCCCCGACGGCACTCGGAGGCCGACCAACAAGATCCAGCTCATCGCCATGCAGCCCATGCCCCTCCCGCCCCTCCAAGGCCCCATGACCAATGGCAAAGTGCCTGACCGCAACGTCATGAACAAGGAG ATCCAGGTGGCGTTGAGGCACAAGTCCGAGATCGAGCACCATCGTAATAAGATCCGCCTGCGGGCCAAGAGGAAGGGCCACTATGACTTCCCCGTCATGGAGGACGCGGCGGGGGGGCCGGACCAGGAGCAGGACCGCCTCTACCACAAGGCCCAGCAGCAGATCGACAAGATCCTGGACCCAGACATCCACATCCCCTCCTTCTTCACCGAGCACAGTAAAAG TGGGCGGGGGAAGCGCTCTCCCAAGCAGAGGAAGAAGCTGAACGGGGGCCTCTCGGACGCAGACAAGGACCGGCTCATCTCCAACGACAGCGACGGAACCTACCGGAAACACCCTGGAGTCAGCAATGTAGCCTATGTG TTGGACCCTGACCAGGTCCCTGAGCCCagaagcccctcccctctggaCGACGTGTTCCTGGGCTCCACCACGTCCCCCCCGGGTcacgccccccctctcccaccctacATGCCCCCCCAGCCGACGATCGAGGAGGCGCGGCAGCAGATGCACTCCCTCCTGGACGATGCCTTCGCCCTggtctcccccacctcccaggGGAGCCCCTCTGGCATCACCCTCCCCGGGGGGGGGCTCTGCACCAacccccccagctccagcccacCCGCCCGTGGCCCCCGGCCCTGGCCCCCCTCCTACCCAGGCCTCGGCCCCTATTCTGGG AGGTACGCTGACCTAGGGCTGTCCCCTCCATCAGTCCAAGGCCTGCTACACAG gcagGGTCTGGGATCTGGCTACCTCCCCCCAGGTGACGCTGCTGGGCCAGGCGAGGGCCTGCAGCCAGACAGCCTGTACACCAGTAGGGCCATGCACCCTGACGACCTGCCCTCCTCCGCCAGGCCTCGACCTGTAGGGGGCTCCGCAG GTGCCCAGCTCCATCACCTCACCCAGGTGGGTCTGTCCAGCCGGATCAACGGCTACGCAGGGGGCAGCAGGCCCCCCCCGGGGCAGAACGGAGGCACAGGCTGGAACCCCTACGAGGAGGACTTCCCCAGGCTAGGACCCTCCAGGGATGCT ACCTCCAGGTCAGCGCCCTCGGCCCCCCCGGGCCAGCCGGACCCCCCCGGCCTGGgttaccccccctcctctgccgcggagcactcctccccccccaaccactcctccgcctccctcatCAAGGCCATCAGGGAGGAGCTGCTGCGCCTGTCCCAGAAACAGGCAGCCGTGTCCAGCTACCACAGCTGA